In Sphingobacterium zeae, one genomic interval encodes:
- a CDS encoding DUF2461 domain-containing protein, which translates to MSHIQKSTFDFLTELKANNSREWFADNRAKYEAALVDVRSFLTDLIAALSEFDPKINTTIQASKCLFRIYRDTRFSTDKTPYKSWFGAGISVDGRKLQGTEYYIHIGAENSFIACGYWRPEKQHLEAIRQEIDYNGGKLDDILKEVLSEKKIALFKEDLLKRAPAGYNEDNPFIDLIKLKSFVLDRSLTVKELSAKNALDNIVASYKSMLPFKEFLQDAIDTE; encoded by the coding sequence GATTTTTTGACGGAATTGAAAGCTAATAATTCTCGGGAATGGTTTGCTGATAACAGGGCAAAGTATGAAGCCGCATTAGTTGATGTAAGAAGTTTTTTAACGGATTTAATTGCGGCTTTAAGTGAGTTTGATCCTAAAATTAATACCACCATACAGGCTAGCAAATGTCTATTTCGGATTTACCGCGATACGCGTTTTTCAACGGATAAAACACCTTACAAAAGCTGGTTTGGTGCAGGGATATCCGTAGATGGGAGAAAGCTACAAGGAACAGAGTACTATATCCATATCGGTGCAGAAAATTCATTTATAGCATGTGGCTACTGGCGACCTGAAAAGCAACATTTAGAAGCAATTAGACAAGAAATCGATTATAATGGTGGTAAGCTAGATGATATTTTGAAAGAGGTGTTGTCCGAAAAGAAAATTGCGCTATTTAAAGAGGATCTGTTAAAACGTGCTCCTGCTGGTTATAACGAAGATAATCCTTTTATTGACCTGATCAAATTAAAGAGCTTTGTTTTGGACAGATCTTTAACTGTAAAAGAGCTATCTGCGAAAAATGCACTGGATAATATCGTGGCGTCTTATAAAAGTATGCTTCCTTTCAAGGAGTTTTTACAAGACGCCATCGATACAGAATAA
- a CDS encoding anhydro-N-acetylmuramic acid kinase, whose product MNLQIERLYQISRKKARLIIGLMSGTSLDGLDIALCRIAHAGKITKIQLEKFSTMEYDDEFRTRVREVFAKRHIDQQLFSGLNAYIGITHANLINAALKQWNIANSEIDCIASHGQTVYHAPKSLTKDQNWPNSTLQIGDGDHIAVHTGIITLSDFRQKHIAAGGEGAPLAAYGDYLLFSHPTENRFLLNIGGISNFTFIPSHQTKLKAYATDLGPGNTMMNQYMKTHFDTEMDKDAQMAKTGCVNEDLLNQLLAEEFLKLPFPKTTGPELFNLIYLQRAQHSSKTTDLPHKDVMATLNRFAAQAMVNGIRSQTEGLTDIAVYISGGGLHNPLLFDYIKTSLPACKVQSFATLGIDPDAKEAVLFALLANETLAGNKSNVADIKDSPAVCMGKISLPE is encoded by the coding sequence ATGAATCTTCAAATCGAAAGACTTTACCAAATTTCACGAAAGAAAGCGCGACTCATTATTGGCCTGATGTCCGGCACTTCACTAGATGGGTTAGACATTGCACTATGCCGCATAGCGCATGCAGGAAAAATAACAAAAATACAGCTGGAGAAATTTTCTACCATGGAGTACGACGACGAATTTAGGACACGAGTTCGAGAAGTTTTTGCAAAACGCCATATCGATCAGCAGCTCTTTTCCGGACTCAATGCCTACATTGGAATAACCCATGCAAATTTAATCAATGCAGCCTTAAAACAATGGAATATTGCGAACAGTGAGATTGATTGTATAGCCAGTCATGGACAGACGGTTTACCATGCTCCCAAATCGTTGACAAAAGATCAAAATTGGCCAAATAGTACCTTACAGATCGGAGATGGGGATCATATTGCAGTGCATACAGGTATCATAACCCTATCAGACTTTAGACAGAAGCATATCGCTGCAGGGGGAGAGGGGGCACCTTTAGCAGCTTATGGCGACTACCTACTTTTTTCACATCCGACAGAAAATCGTTTCTTACTGAATATTGGAGGGATTTCTAATTTCACATTTATCCCAAGCCACCAAACCAAGTTAAAAGCATATGCTACTGACCTAGGCCCTGGAAATACTATGATGAATCAATACATGAAGACGCACTTTGATACAGAAATGGACAAGGATGCTCAGATGGCAAAAACTGGCTGTGTAAATGAAGATTTATTGAATCAGCTTTTGGCGGAAGAGTTTCTAAAACTACCCTTTCCAAAAACTACTGGCCCAGAACTATTTAATCTGATCTATCTCCAACGAGCACAGCATAGCTCTAAGACAACGGATCTGCCTCACAAAGATGTCATGGCTACCCTTAATCGTTTCGCTGCTCAAGCGATGGTTAATGGAATTCGCAGCCAGACTGAAGGTCTAACCGATATCGCCGTTTATATCAGCGGCGGAGGGCTACATAATCCTTTGCTGTTTGATTATATCAAAACAAGTTTACCAGCGTGTAAGGTGCAAAGTTTTGCAACATTAGGTATAGATCCTGATGCAAAAGAAGCCGTTCTCTTTGCGCTATTGGCAAACGAAACCCTAGCGGGCAACAAATCCAATGTAGCGGATATCAAAGATTCTCCCGCTGTATGTATGGGTAAGATTAGCTTACCCGAATAG
- the gcvH gene encoding glycine cleavage system protein GcvH, with product MNFPAELKYTKDHEWIRVEGDEAVVGITDFAQRELGDIVFVDINTVGDEIAANEVFGTIEAVKTVSDLFLPVSATILSVNEAIDASPELVNSDPYGEGWIVRIKLNNAADVDALLTAEQYKEEINA from the coding sequence ATGAATTTTCCAGCAGAATTGAAATACACCAAAGATCACGAATGGATTCGTGTTGAAGGTGATGAAGCAGTTGTAGGGATTACTGATTTCGCTCAACGTGAATTGGGAGACATCGTTTTTGTTGACATTAACACTGTAGGTGATGAAATTGCCGCAAATGAAGTTTTCGGAACAATTGAAGCGGTAAAAACTGTTTCTGATTTGTTTTTGCCTGTATCAGCTACAATTTTATCTGTGAATGAGGCTATTGATGCATCTCCTGAGTTGGTCAATTCTGATCCGTATGGAGAAGGTTGGATTGTTCGTATTAAATTGAACAACGCTGCTGATGTAGACGCTTTGTTAACCGCTGAACAATACAAAGAAGAGATTAATGCGTAG
- a CDS encoding DUF6263 family protein: protein MKKLRITSLIAVFAFFVLAASAQQKYTLRVNPDAGKKISQNLSMTMDIDAAGQKMTTDLNMGFDITNTATKDDSFAFDLKYTRINMKMNMAGMDMAYDSKNPEANDFSKQMHATLGKLLENNITFNVNQLGKSSDIKLPEGINMPFDKSMFENISTVLPEQPVTIGDSWTSKTESDDSGIMVESKMTLIEANELGYKVNVEGKMFGPDANQVGNLQGFYVLDKKTCLTKATEMISDVDMPEAKIKTTLKSQ from the coding sequence ATGAAAAAATTAAGAATAACCTCATTGATCGCGGTATTTGCTTTCTTTGTTCTCGCGGCTTCCGCACAACAGAAATATACACTACGCGTAAATCCCGATGCAGGAAAAAAGATTTCACAAAATCTGAGTATGACCATGGACATCGATGCCGCTGGTCAAAAAATGACTACAGATCTCAACATGGGGTTTGATATAACCAATACAGCAACAAAAGATGATTCATTCGCATTTGATTTAAAATACACAAGAATCAATATGAAAATGAATATGGCAGGAATGGACATGGCATATGACTCAAAAAATCCAGAAGCTAATGATTTTTCTAAACAGATGCATGCGACGTTAGGCAAGCTGCTAGAAAATAATATAACCTTCAATGTAAACCAACTTGGTAAGTCATCGGATATCAAATTACCTGAAGGAATCAATATGCCGTTTGACAAAAGTATGTTCGAAAATATCAGCACTGTATTACCTGAACAACCTGTTACCATCGGAGATTCATGGACATCAAAAACAGAATCTGATGATTCAGGAATAATGGTAGAAAGCAAAATGACATTAATCGAGGCAAATGAGCTTGGTTACAAAGTAAATGTGGAAGGAAAGATGTTTGGCCCTGATGCAAACCAGGTCGGTAATCTCCAAGGTTTTTATGTTTTGGATAAAAAAACCTGTCTTACCAAGGCAACTGAAATGATAAGCGATGTAGACATGCCGGAAGCCAAAATAAAGACCACATTAAAAAGTCAATAA
- a CDS encoding pyruvate dehydrogenase complex E1 component subunit beta, which yields MREIQFREALREAMNEEMRKDDKIFLLGEEVAEYNGAYKVSQGMLDEFGAKRIIDTPIAELGFAGIAVGAAMNGLKPIVEFMTFNFSLVAIDQVINAAAKIHSMSGGQFSIPMVFRGPTGNAGQLAAQHSQNFENWFANTPGLKVVVPSNPYEAKGLLKSSIIDPDPVIFMESEVMYGDKGQVPEEEYYLEIGKANIIQEGTDVTVVSFGKMLPRVVIPAVEELKKEGISVELIDLRSVRPIDYPTIIASVKKTNRLVIVEEAWPLASISTDLAFNVQRNAFDYLDAPVIRVNCADVPLPYAPTLIEAALPSVEKVVKAVKEVSYIKK from the coding sequence ATGAGAGAAATACAATTCAGAGAAGCACTTCGTGAAGCAATGAACGAAGAAATGCGTAAAGACGACAAAATATTTTTATTAGGAGAAGAAGTTGCTGAGTATAACGGAGCTTACAAAGTGAGTCAGGGTATGCTTGATGAGTTCGGCGCAAAACGTATCATTGATACACCTATTGCTGAACTTGGTTTTGCGGGTATTGCTGTTGGTGCTGCAATGAATGGTTTGAAGCCAATTGTTGAATTCATGACATTCAATTTTTCACTTGTTGCTATCGACCAAGTGATCAATGCAGCTGCAAAAATCCACTCAATGAGTGGTGGACAGTTCTCTATTCCAATGGTCTTTCGTGGTCCTACAGGAAATGCTGGCCAACTTGCAGCTCAACACTCTCAAAACTTCGAGAACTGGTTTGCAAATACACCAGGTTTAAAAGTCGTGGTCCCTTCTAACCCATATGAAGCTAAAGGTTTATTAAAATCATCGATTATAGATCCAGATCCTGTCATCTTTATGGAGTCTGAAGTAATGTACGGCGATAAAGGGCAAGTTCCTGAAGAAGAATATTACTTGGAAATCGGAAAAGCAAATATTATCCAGGAAGGTACAGATGTAACGGTTGTATCTTTCGGTAAAATGCTTCCTCGCGTTGTCATTCCTGCAGTGGAAGAATTGAAAAAAGAAGGTATCAGCGTTGAATTAATCGATTTGCGTTCTGTACGTCCAATTGATTACCCAACAATCATCGCATCTGTTAAGAAAACCAATCGCTTAGTGATTGTAGAAGAAGCATGGCCATTGGCATCTATTTCTACAGATTTAGCATTCAATGTTCAACGCAATGCATTTGACTACCTAGATGCGCCTGTAATACGCGTAAATTGTGCAGATGTACCCCTTCCTTACGCACCAACATTAATCGAAGCGGCTCTGCCTAGCGTCGAAAAAGTTGTAAAAGCTGTTAAAGAAGTATCTTATATCAAAAAGTAA
- the mqnB gene encoding futalosine hydrolase: protein MRILVIAATSFELQPFLEVASTYDRCDTLITGVGMVATAFALGRALHEKKYDLLINIGIGGCLDRHVEIGSVIQVVSESFVELGAEDGHNFIPIDQLGYGKSKFSSCSLADKELRLPFLKQGEGITVNKVHGHTESIEKVQKLHPNSLVESMEGAAVFYAADKMTVPVIEIRGVSNYVEKRNRATWNIPLAIMNSNKALIKTLEYLSNLYLKI from the coding sequence ATGAGAATATTAGTTATTGCGGCTACTTCATTTGAATTGCAGCCGTTCCTGGAAGTGGCGTCAACATACGATCGATGCGATACCCTCATCACTGGTGTTGGCATGGTGGCCACAGCCTTTGCGCTAGGAAGAGCACTTCATGAAAAAAAATATGATCTTCTTATTAATATAGGAATAGGGGGATGTCTGGATCGGCATGTTGAAATAGGTTCAGTCATCCAAGTGGTTTCAGAGTCATTCGTTGAGCTTGGGGCGGAAGACGGTCATAACTTTATTCCAATAGATCAATTGGGCTACGGAAAGTCTAAATTTTCCTCCTGCTCATTAGCTGACAAAGAGCTTCGTCTTCCATTTCTAAAACAGGGTGAGGGCATTACCGTAAACAAAGTACATGGTCATACAGAAAGCATCGAAAAAGTTCAAAAGCTCCATCCCAATAGTCTCGTAGAAAGTATGGAGGGAGCTGCTGTTTTCTATGCTGCGGACAAAATGACTGTTCCCGTTATAGAGATTCGCGGTGTTTCGAATTACGTAGAAAAAAGGAACCGTGCCACGTGGAACATTCCGTTAGCTATCATGAATAGTAATAAGGCACTTATAAAAACATTGGAATATCTGAGCAACTTATATTTAAAAATTTAA